CGCAAACAGGACTCCATCCAGTACCCTCTGTGGATGATAAGACATTGATAGACGGTGGTTTTGACTATAAGAAGCCCTTGGCTTTAATTATTGATGGTACCAGCCTTGTTTATATTCTTGAATCGGACATGGAATATGAGGTATTCCTGTTGCTATAGATTCTACAACAtcaacttcttttcaatttttttgtagttCTAATTTTTTTCGTTCTGTCATGCAGTTATTCGAACTAGCCACGAAATGTAGTGTGGTGCTTTGCTGTCGAGTGGCTCCATTACAGAAAGCTGGCATCGTTGCACTGATAAAAAACAGGACTGATGACATGACCCTTGCTATTGGAGATGGTAAGTTCTCGTTTTGTTGATTCATGTGCATGTGGACTTATAACTTTCTGAATGCGCTTGAACCTTAGATTTTTCAAAGTTCAGAAAAATGTGGCCTCTCCACGAAGCTTATGATGAAATTATCATGTTTGTGATTGGGTTGAGCATAATTAGGATGGTATCTCATTGACTGCGTACTTGTGCACTCATTCCTGTATGGCCATGTGTGGCGACATAAACTATGTGAACGAGAATTATGTGATGTGGTATATGCTTCTAATGAAagcatattgaaaattttttggcatATGTTATAACTCTAATATAAAGGACTAGAACATGGTAGGATCGCGTATGGGAAAGAGATCAGGCCTTGCCAAGGTCGGTGAACAAAATATCTTGCTGAAGCAGCTGTATGGCTGACAATTGTATAAAAAATGGAGGAGAAATAGAAATTTGAAATCCTACCGGGGCACCTAATCTACGTTGGCAGGGAACTTGGTAGCAATAGCACTATTATGTATCTATCTTATCTATCTATCCATCTGCTTTAGTGATCTATGTATTCATCATTGATAGTTTTGATTTGCTGATGGAAAATTTGTGATGcttgaattttcttttaatgcaGGTGCAAATGATGTGTCGATGATACAGATGGCCGATGTTGGAATAGGTATCTGTGGTCAGGAAGGTCGTCAAGCTGTGATggcatcagattttgccatgGGGCAGTTTAGATTTTTGGTCCCCCTGCTGTTGGTCCATGGACATTGGAATTATCAGAGAATGGGATATATGCTACTGTACAATTATTACAGGAATGCAGTATTTGTCCTAGTACTTTTCTGGTGAGTTCCTCAGCTGTACAGTACCATTATCAAGGTTCAGTTTATGCGTGTTTCTCTATTTCTgagttttttctaattttgttgGCAGGTATGTGCTTTACACTGCATATACTTTGACAACAGCTGTCACTGAGTGGAGCAGCATGTTATATTCTATTATATATACATCGTTGCCAACAGTTGCTGTTGGGATCATGGACACAGACTTAAGTCACAATACTTTGCTCAAGTACCCACAACTTTATGGGGCTGGGCAGAGGCAGGAATCGTACAATGCACGGTTATTTTGGTTAACCATGATAGATACACTGTGGCAAAGTGCAGTCATCTTCTACATGCCTTACTGTACCTACAGAATCAGCACGATGGATGCATCACGTTTGGGTGATCTCTGGACGCTGGCTGCGGTAATAGTTGTTAACATTCACTTGGCTATGGACGTAATGTGTTGGACCTGGATTACTCATGCTGTTATTTGGGGCTCAATGGTCGCTACATGCATCTGTGTGATCCTCATTGATTCCATACCGGAGTTGCCTGGATTCTGGTACTGATGCtatatctttttccttttgactTTTAGATTGGAAACAGcagtctttctctcttcctctgtcAGTTTCGGCTGTTATAACGTGCCTTCTTGTATTCTTTGCAGGGCAATCTACCATTTTTCTACATATCCATCATTTTGGCAGAACATAGCACTCATCCTTGTAGTAGCTGTGATGCCTCGCTTTGTTGTAAAGTTTATTAAGCAACAATTTAGACCTTCAGACATTCAGATTTCCAGGGAAGCAGACAAATTTTTGCGATGGAATCGATCATCCGTGTAATCTTTGGAGGAGTCTTAATGCAAATAGAAACCCCCGCTATAGAAGATAATACAgtgtgcatttcattttatttttctttttacacgTGATTTTTGCATGTACAGATTGCCAATTCTTTCAGCTGCCTGCAGCTATTCTGCTGCATGCATACTTTCTATCTATCCAAAGGGTAGGTTGTAATCTTTTTGAGAAAAGCCAGTGTATTCATATTTTTACTCAATTGAATGTCATGTAACAAAGGAAGTTCATGTGTGCAAATTCTTAGTGTTATagatttcttttcattaattgcAGATAGGCTTTGAAGTCTAAtgctggtttttcttttctgactGCACTgatcaatcaaatccaaaacacaGCAGATTGATCTTAGCTGACGTCTAAAGACCGTTGGGTTAACCACCCAGACCCGTGATAGACTTTTATTAGAAAATGGCCAAACGGGCGGCGAAAGATTTGCCACTGAAAAAgacgaaaaacagaaaaggaaacgTATCATTAGCTCCATGATCGATGATTGGTGGAGAGCAGGTGCACTTGCTGACTACTGACCTTGACCTGCCACGTACAACAAAGCATGAATACAGCCCCTTTGAGGATTCCAATCGGTTTGCTTTGATATTGACGATATGAATGAAAAGGCGTCATGGAGTATGAGCCTCCACTGCGTAAAGGTTTGTGAAAATCTTGACTTCTCTGAGGCAAGTACCAATCGTGGTAATTTATCTACTATAATCTGAATAGCTTTCCTTCTATAGTATCAGGGCTGGGATGCTCATGCCTAAGGTTTTATGATAATGCTTAAGGTTTTTCTGAATAACTTTCCTTTTATCAGGACTGGGTTGCTAAAACCTAAGGTTTAATGTTAACGCCTGAGgtttctgagagagagagagacagacacagagagacagagacagagtaAGGAGCAACCAGAAGTGACTACTGCCTAACATTCCTTTACCAACTCATTTGGGTCTTACAGATCAGAACTTATTCCCTTCTGCAAAATTTCGTAAGATATTTAAGTGCTTCCTGTGGTCCATAATCTCGCTTGACAAAGTGAACAGTAGTCAGTTGGTGATTGATCTAGACCTatgaccaactttgaccaggCAGAATAGCTAATATTTCTGACATTCAACCTTCTTGGGTTGGCAACCCAACTTTTTACAAGCACAAGGATGTTGTGCATTGAGAATCTGGATCATGTGTGATGAACATTCTCAGGCTCCTTACTTTATCAAGTTGGTAAATATTTATATGAGTGTCGATACTTATTTAATGGTTTCTGTGTAGATTTATCATGCATTATTATTTAATGGCTTTTAGATGCCAATATTATTTCTTGTTTATAGGTGTAAGGTCTTTTTTTGTCATCAGTATATTTCGAACGACTAGTGTTCATATCATCTGTTGGTGTTCaatacttcaatttttgaattgCCTAAGATGGCAAGCGTTCTATTGAGATGCATATCTGCGGTACAATAGTAATTCATTCTTTATTGTAGTTTTGTTTATAATATATGTCATACATGACGACAGTGGAAGAGATATAAATCAATTATATCCATAATTCACCTGTTAGAAACCATTATCGTCCACAGATATCTTGTTCAAGTATCGTATAACTGCCTGGGGTTACTCGGCACGCCGCATTTTTCCACCTACTCTGTGCACAAAGGCATTTAACCAAAGAAACACAGATTTCTGTTAGAACTTGCGGcagaaaagaacagaaaatacACTTATCAAGCTAAGTGAAACAAAGGCCATGGTGATTTATCAAGAGACAACAAAGGAATGCATTACTCATACAGGATTATAGATAAAGGAAAACTTTTGACCTAAATAACTATACTTTGATGGCTAAGAGGAGCAACTCGGACTATTATCCTTTTCATATAAACTATGCCAAATTTTTCCATCAGGTTTTTGTCAGACTCCCATTATTTCAAATTGGTGGGAGCAGGTAGCAATCgaacgaaaagaaaaacatacattTCACTATCATTGGAGGGCACATTTGAAagccagaaaaattttcaacttggcTACAACTTCAACCTACTTCTAGGAGGTCTTCCCGAGCAGAATGTTCGTCTGCACCCTACTTTTGAGGGCTCCTCACCGGGAAAGTCCTCCACTCCtttttacttcaaaaaaaaGTGAACTGCTTTCACCATCAAAATAGCGATATCTTATCCAAGTGATTACACATGACATCCTTGATAAACCTCACTCGTAATTAGACGGTCATGGCATACCGTAACAAGTGGCGGAGCCACACGGGGGCTGGTGTGAGAAACTCCGCaaattatgtttatttttacaCTAGGGGCTTGAAATAtttaatctatatatatatatgcccctAAAAAACATTGAAGTTTTTTAACAAGTGCTCTTGCAGCtaaaatttctggttccgccGGCGATCATAACCTTTTCTAACCAGCTCGTTTCTGATCTTAAATTGGTCAGATTTTAGATTCACATCTTTTTTTGGTTACTATGGCTCTGAGATCTGCATTTCAACAGTCGATTTCATGCAGAAAGAATTCCGAATCAACTTGAATCTGAGATCTAAGGCTGAGAAATGTAGCTTAAAAGATAGGAGTATCGATTGATAAAAAGGGCAATGAATTTTAGCCCATAGCAAGAACAAGAATGTAAGGACATGGTTGTATCAGCTGATGCATGCCGATTTTGTCATCGATACGATTCTCTCCAGTATTAACAACACTGACAACACAATTTCTTGGGCTTCTAAAGTTGTATCTTGCATGTCATCTATAATCTATCCAAAGAACTATTTAGAGCTGCTATTTTGCCACACTGTGGTGCATGATCTAGCAAATGCTACATACTACACAATGAAAAATGGCACTTAATTAGTTTGTTCATGGTGTTTGTCCTCACAAGACATGGTGGCCTGACTTACTGGGACATTTCTTCTTAAGTGCCAGTTCGTCGGTCAAAGTGTCTGTGACACTTAATCTAGCATGCCATGTTTGAATTGAGTGATCTTATATCCCGAAATTTCTGCGCCAGTGCGACCAAAACAGACGCAAATTTCCCAAGAAAACGTCACTAATATGTTTGATTTTGGGGATGGAgtgccaaaacccaaaattagGGCAGCTTCTTTGCAATCAAAACATTTGATTAATAAGTTGCTCGCCCCTTTGTTGGTTACAAACAAGTTAATCTGAGCCGAGCCCAGCCAAGCCGATCCGATCCGATCCCCAAGCAGGAAGCAACATGAATATTCATCAACCTTACCCTATGTATGACCCAGAGCTCTGCTGGCTAGATGGGCCTAAAAGCTACTGGACAGAAAAGCAGTTGAGATGTGAAGAGGGTCTTTTCCTTCATAGTTCAAAAAAGCCTAGCCTGTGTTCAAAACATAATATACATATTCAGGAAATGCTGGTGGGCCAGTAAAAACCCGAGTGTCAGTTTGGTTTGATTACTGTGGACGCTACTTTCGCACTGTAAACGGTGGATACATTGTAATCTAATTGATGGGTATCTTCCTTCTCACTCAGGTCCGGAAACAGCTCTAGATCACGAGGCTGGGGGATAAATCCCATGACTAGAGACCCACAagaagcaataaaagaaaaaaagaatgtgaCTTTCCACCAAAACACTCGTatactaggcctgggcatccgGCCAGCTTGCTTGGGCcagttaaaataaataaaatgttttgaatataaaatatatttttaataataaaatattattattattattaaataaaaataatataaaaaataaatcaggcCAATTAGACCAAATACTGGGTACCCATCGGGTACCCGGGCGCATGCTTATCATATACTTGTCAGCAATTGCATAGCATCGCCTACATTGATAAGTAACCAGCGGAAGCCTACTTTAGAACATGGACaatatgatattaaaaaaattggtatGTTGTATTTTCGCTTATATCAGCACAATCTCGTATGAAGATTGtaccttttctttcttgggaTAATATATTTGTTGCTTTAAAGGGTTAATTATATCTTAATCCATTCTTCCTTGTTGTATTTGAATTGTTTGTCATTCAAGTCTAACTAAAAcgaggatttttttcaagggcgggCCAAACAGTCTAACGAACTTATGTGAGTAAGGTCAAACTAACTTTGAATCCAATTTTGTTAATGTAATAATTTTGTTCACTCAATTTTGTTAGACATGTAATGTTTGTTTGTCTATGACAGCACGTTCGAGCAGGTGAAGAGttataatttttcatgaaaagagccgaattatagttttaaaattttaacaaggaacaaaatacaattttttcaaaacttctatataagataaataaaatttattaagatttacatgtaaatttttaattttttttaaagggggCACGGCCCCAACCAACCGACCTCTCCTTGCctccaatatttttgaaaagacatTCTTTTAAGGAACAAAACATATTTATggaatatatatacaaaagcaCCATGTTAAATGTTTTTATAAAGCATCATGTGTAGCATTTAGatattgattttgaaatataacatCAAGTTggattaaaaaataacattcaagATCACATTATGTTTCACATTCATGTTTCTGAAACAATGATATTTGAAACATATCTTATCGAAGGGCGTGTTGTACACGTGACGTGGATGCTCTACCAGAACAAAACTTGGATCCGATCCAACTTGCTTTCTTGAGCTGGACCCGGAACCTACAGGGTCGGGAAAAGAGATTTCTCCGTGGGAATCCGATCCAGACATAGCGCGTCTGGCGATGACACTGTCAGTCACTCCTcggtataatttttttatggcaGGACAATGCTCATTAACGGCTAAACTTTTGGCCCATAATTTATTTTATCTCTTTATGATTAAATGAGCTTCGCGTCTCGTGAATTGCTTGAACGCGTGAGGATTAAGGTCAactaaattaaattaaataaagtaCGTAGCAGTAATGACCTTTTTATTAAATTAGATTAGTGCTTCGCAACTTTTCATGACAGTATGGAGCagtttgaagggaaaaaacaatcTTCCCCAAGGTGCCCGGCTTTAataattgttaaaaaattaaagtttcgATTAGACAGTGGgtagagtcagaaatttttatttacgaaccattaaatatataattaacaaatttttaattgatcttAAAGCAGTAACTTAGGTTTCATATAATTAaattcgatatatatatatatatatatatatatatatatatatatatatgcactatttcattcaacataaaTCATAGTCAAGTAACTATAATCACTAATGTATTTTTGGCTAAAAAAAACTACCATAGTCAAGTAACTATAATCACTAATGTATTTTTGGCTAAAAAAAACTACCATAGCCAAAAATACATTGGTGATTATAGTAACTTGACTATGATTTGTAGCAATGAAATACAATAATGTTGAATGAAATCGTATAGAATACTCATGAAGGTCAGTAGCttttgggagagagagattgattgTCGGCAATCGGGGTGTGGCACATGGTTACGCTGGAAATTTTGTCATGTTCACCGAATAGAAAGTACAACAGTAAAATTGTAATGCATTTATTGGGTTGGGTCACGTCCTCAAATCTTGTTGagcttgaaattaaaaataataaaccGATTATTGGTTTTGACTCTTGCACCTGCCGTCCGTGTATCGAGATAAATTCACATAaattgaagaccgtgagggatATAAAGATTAGAAGcaataccaatttttttttttttgctgttttaaATGCATCATAATTTTTCTATCTACCCGATCGACTTGATTATGATacacctttcattttttttaatcttttgaaaaaatgggatatgaaaaacatttaatgttccattaagaaattggatcggcGAAATGACATTCAATCGGATTttggttcagattcagatatacataaaaaatgatGTGATTGAGATCAGATTTATtgttaaacaaatatcctatatccaatactcttacattttgaaaaccaaTCAAATTCTGTCtaaaatttagattcagatataaatgtaaaaatcagattcgaattgtgagaaattggatttcagatttaaatttggatataacttttctttgttttcattcagATCCGCATGTGAATCCCAATGAATATCCAGAAAACAAatggatttgaatccaatccatccCTACCCAAGCTCCCAGTACATATtaggatttggatcagattgaAGAACTGGACCATTCCATATCCAATCCGGTAACGTCTAATTTCTCTCCTTTCATGGATCGGATACTTCTCACGTCCGTCCAACCCGAGGAAATACGTGTCCGGAGAGGGCTCTGTTACTTGATTTGGTGGTATATGAGACAGTTAAACCAGCCAAGGGGCCCACCATCGGATTCGCTTTTTTTCTAACCCGACCCAAAGTTACATTACATACGCAGCCATCAAAACGGCTATCTGTCTCTGTCATCCCCACCACTCTTCGCTGGGACTTGGATATATATggacaggtttttttttttcttttaatgtgaTTGCCttagtatttttttaataatttattttttatttgtgtatattgtTCCTATTTTAAATGacattttacaaataaaattaaaaaaaaaaatcatttcacaTATCGACCAATGCCTGATTGAATCGGGACATCTAAGCTCTAGACTGACCGGTATTTGAGTTGGATCAAGCATCGGATGGATAAAAAGTTGGCATCCTCTCTCTACACACAATCACTCATGCCATGTCCCCACAtccacttttctctttcttgcatATAAAGTATACACCCTAAGCAGTAAAAAGAATTATGAAAAGAGCCATTTAAAGGCCAACCTTCTGCTTTTTGTGTCAAAAGCAGGTTTAAACTTTCAACTTTTGCTAAAACAAGCATCACCGATACAGTTATCAGCAAAGATTCAAACAAACTTAAAGTCTCAGTCACCTTGAGTGACAATTATATTTTCTGTTAATTACGAAAATCAGTATCGAATTTCTTTATTATCCGGTTGATCTGAGTGCTGCTGCATTCGGattattgaactcttgacctcgATCTAATGTCTggtgaaaaaaatgataaaattttttagtttttcccaTCAAATGAATGGTATCAGAAAGTTTTTCCAACTCTTTCCCCCAATCCAGTGTCCCCACTCTGTCCCTGTCTCGCCCTCTGTATGATTCACAATCAACAAACCAGAAATAGAAATAAAGgaaacaaataagaaagaaCAGTTGCAAACCGGCCAAAAAGCGAGGAAAAAGAGAGGGGAGAGAAGAGCCAGAGCACCaccacccctctctctctctccctctgtgtgGATCTGAAGAGCTATACAGAGGGGAGCGCCGCTCCCCACCATAGGAGCACCGCCACCACTACCACAATCTAGAAATGGAAGAGCATCGCCAGAAGAAAAAGAGGGTGTTCTCTCTACTGAAGAGAGACCACCAGCCGCCACCCAAGCGCCCTCGCAAGCCCCCTGCCCTCTCCTGGGCGGCACTCCTCCTCCTCTGGGtcaccctcctcctcctctgcccTCAAATCCCCTCCATCGCCTCACTTTTCAAAGGTAACCTCTTCACCAGCCATTGCTCCTCCCCACCTAGATTCCccacaatttccttcattttcccTGTTTGGGTTACTTCAATTTCCTGATATTTCCCTCAACGTCTTGCAGTCTCATTCCGGCCGGTTCTCATCCTTCCCTGGCACTATTTCCGCTCCCCTTCATCCTCATTGTCGTCGTCCGCTGCGGTTGCAATCGGCCCTGCGACCTCCCCGATCCAGATCGACGGCCGCGTCCTCTTTCCCGACCACGtgctcttcctccttctccgcCGCCGCACATCCCGCTTGCCCAGAAACCTCACCTGCGTCTACCGGAATCCGGAGACTCGCTTCACGCTCCCGCCCATCTCCTCCGACTCGGACACGCGCCTCCGGTTCGTCCGCTGCCCCCTTCCTCCTCACAACCTCACCGACACCGAAATTACTCTCGACAATGAAGGTAATCGCCAACCCGCTGTCTCTGTCCCCTCTCCTCGCcttcctcctctcctctcctgGGACTCCGTCGTTTACGAGTCGCTCGTGGATTCCGATACGATCGTCCTGTTCGTGAAGGGACTGAACCTGAGACCCGGCCGCGAATCGGATCCCCGGCGGCTGAGATGTGTTTTCCGGCACAAGAGGTCGCAGGTTACCACTCGGGCCATCTCGGCCGCCCAAGAGATCGTGAGGTGTCCTCTGCCGTCCATCTTCAAGTGGGGCCCGCTTAAGAAGGGCCCACCGCCGGGCCTCGTGGTCTCCGTAACTGCCGCTTACCAGACGAGCCGGACGATCCCCTCGGCCGCCAACGTCCGCCATTACCCGTACCTCGACAGGGGCCTCCtaaccaagaagaagaagcacacGCTGTGTTCGTGCACCATGGTCTGGAACCAGGCCCACTTCCTCAAGGAGTGGATCACCTACCACTCTCGGCTCGGCGTCGAGAAGTGGTTCATCTACGACAACAACAGCGACGACCATACGCCGGACGTCCTGGACGGACTGGCGCGGCCGCCGGCGTCGCTCGAGCTCTCCCGGCACGTCTGGCCGTGGATCAAGACCCAGGAGGCCGGGTTCTCGCACTGCGCGCTAATGGCCCGGGCAGAGTGCGAGTGGGTCGCGTTCATGGACGTGGATGAGTTCTTCTACTTCACCCCAAGTACGTTCGCGCACTCCAAGAAGAAGCCCGTCCTTCACGCGCTTTTGGCCAACGTGTCCACGGTGCTGCCCAGAGTGGCCGAGATTCGGACGGACTGCTATAGCTTCGGGCCGTCCGGGCTGCGGGCTATGCCGCCGAGGGGGGTAATGGCCGGCTATACGTGCCGGCTGGGCGCCCCGGAACGGCACAAGTCGATTGTGCGGCCGGATTCGCTGGACCATACGTTGATCAATGTGGTTCATCACTTCCACTTGAACACGGGGTTCGAGTACGTGAACTTGCCGAGGAATGTGGGGGTGATCAATCACTATAAGTATCAAGTGTGGGAGGTGTTCAAGACCAAGTTCTATAGACGAGTGGCTACTTATGTTGCTGATTGGCATGAGAACCAGAACCAGGGGTCTAAAGATAGGGTCCCTGGCTTGGGTACTGAGGCCATTGAACCTGTTGATTGGCACCTCCAATTTTGTGAAGTTAATGATACTGGCTTGAGGGATTTCATATATGGAACTTTTCTGCATAATGGGTTGTTCCCATGGGAAAAGATGtgagataatttttttttggttgtataCTTGAGAAGCGTAGTTCCAATGGGGAAAGACggggattttttttgttgtatttggtGATCTTTTTAGGTCCATTAATatagttttttgttctttttaaatTGGGGGTGAGGCTGAAGGTGAAGGATTACGAACACAATACAACTGAAAGCTCAAGCAACAAAATAGAAAGGTCGGGACTTGATGCAGGTCATCATTATGGTTGTACATTATCATTGAGCAATTCATTGTAATTCTTTTGTTCCATTGGTAGTTTTCTTGCTGTTATGCTGTGGTTGATTCAGGTGAGGTTCACTAACGTGAATGATTCGGCTTGTAACATGAGTAATTTTGCAGTGCAGCATCTTGTGATTTTTCGTTCCTTTCCTCTTACTCTTCGTTTGGTTTAATTTATATTACGTTATTATGGCAGTTGTAAATACAGATGTATATTTTTTAGCAATTGGGGAAGTAACTTTTTCGTGTATAATTTGATATGAAATCGAGTGATATTATGTTTTTCTGTATAACTTGATATGAAATGGAACACGTAGTAGTTGTGGCTTTATCAGACATAGGAATACCCCCACTCCTCTgcaaacataaatttttaaccCTGACCATGTCCGATTGTGAGTGATAAATGTGGTTTCTAGATAAACATTGATCATTGTTCGATAAACGAACTCTTGTTAGGCACTGGCAGATAATCAAAccggtattttttttttttttttgaagatgttttCAGATGTAATATCTTCATAACAAACATTTGCAGAGCCTGGATCCCCAACAACTGTTGCTCTGATAAAGCTCATTGCTTTTTCCACTGCACCATATCCTTTCGTGAACCAATGCTTAAGGGAATGATTGTGCATTTTCTGGCTAGGAAGTTGTAGGTAGCCCAACATGAGACCTATGAACTTTGTGAttcattataaaatttttctgtGTCCTTTATTTTGTGAAAGTTGGTCACTGGTCAGTGTATAATGTCAGAAGGGGCATGCGTGCCTTAAATGTTTCACCATAAAGCTTCTTCATGGAAGAATGGTTTCAATTCTTGagctttttcttttgcatatgAATTCCTATCAGCGTGTGGTTGATAGTAAATGCTCCCTCTTTTTTCCAATagaaataaacaaacaaacaaacgaACAGTTCTTTTCTGGCATAAAAGCAAAGGAGAAGGGAGTTGAGTTACTTGGGAAGCATCTCAATGAAGTAGCTTATGCGGAAAAAAGTAATATTTTCATCCAAGCGCACagttttttgttgcttcttaCTGGGAAGGGAAGACATTTCCGTTCTTGTGATCTTTGGTTGTTAGAAATGTATTGCGGCCAAGGTGAAATGAatccaatctctctctttccccacGATGGTactgccatcttcttcttctggctCTGTCTCTGTTCTTTGTGTGTGTGATTTGGGGGATTAAATGTTTATATGccatatactctctctctctctctctcaaacgaATAAAGTGAACTGCCACTTTAGCATCTATCCATTTTCCTCAACGACCTTGGTTTAGTGGGGCTTGGGGCATTTCTTGTGATCACGCTTCTTTCACCACCGAAATCCATGTTTTGGTCTGTGTAGGCTGTTTCTGCGTCTGTGTAGGCGGATCCACGCTTCATCGAGGATTTTGAATGgtcttcaaatttttgtttctgtaTTATCGCTTATCCCTTATTTTGAGAATATGGTGAAATGGCCGACCTTGTGTTGAGATTTGAGAGCACCAGGAGTTAAAACACCCTCTGCATTTTTCTTACGTGGCCGTCATTGTCCATCTACAAGAGTGAGAGATGAATGGGCAACGGTTCTCTTTATTAGGTATTAATTCTCAGAGTTATGAGAAGAAGGCCCATCAATGAATTTTTAGTGTGTAATATGCTCGATTTAGTGCTTTTTCGGTTTTACTGTACATGTGCATGCGGAAGCCGCAATTAAAAAGTATATACGTTTTTGCAGGTGCAAcaagaataatatatatatttatagtctCTGAAACCTAATTCTAGTTTTTTTAGATATCTGGGGACATCTCCCTCTGTAAacccctctcctcctcctcctcctcctcctctctctcccaccTTCCCGTCCCCTCCTTCCTCGTCAGATTCTTGATGCTATTGGGGTTTGTCTT
Above is a window of Nymphaea colorata isolate Beijing-Zhang1983 chromosome 8, ASM883128v2, whole genome shotgun sequence DNA encoding:
- the LOC116259477 gene encoding glycosyltransferase family 92 protein RCOM_0530710-like, producing the protein MEEHRQKKKRVFSLLKRDHQPPPKRPRKPPALSWAALLLLWVTLLLLCPQIPSIASLFKVSFRPVLILPWHYFRSPSSSLSSSAAVAIGPATSPIQIDGRVLFPDHVLFLLLRRRTSRLPRNLTCVYRNPETRFTLPPISSDSDTRLRFVRCPLPPHNLTDTEITLDNEGNRQPAVSVPSPRLPPLLSWDSVVYESLVDSDTIVLFVKGLNLRPGRESDPRRLRCVFRHKRSQVTTRAISAAQEIVRCPLPSIFKWGPLKKGPPPGLVVSVTAAYQTSRTIPSAANVRHYPYLDRGLLTKKKKHTLCSCTMVWNQAHFLKEWITYHSRLGVEKWFIYDNNSDDHTPDVLDGLARPPASLELSRHVWPWIKTQEAGFSHCALMARAECEWVAFMDVDEFFYFTPSTFAHSKKKPVLHALLANVSTVLPRVAEIRTDCYSFGPSGLRAMPPRGVMAGYTCRLGAPERHKSIVRPDSLDHTLINVVHHFHLNTGFEYVNLPRNVGVINHYKYQVWEVFKTKFYRRVATYVADWHENQNQGSKDRVPGLGTEAIEPVDWHLQFCEVNDTGLRDFIYGTFLHNGLFPWEKM